The following nucleotide sequence is from Triticum dicoccoides isolate Atlit2015 ecotype Zavitan chromosome 7B, WEW_v2.0, whole genome shotgun sequence.
GAGCCCCTGTTGGGCCATATCAGCTTATTCAGTTTTATTTGCGTAATTTAGAGAAGACAATACATGAACTGATGCATACATCAAATTCCCTATTTTCTGCGCAGATCAGCATCTTCGACTGTACACTTCAACAACTATTATTGTAAACTGTGTAAACAACATGAAGCAGCAAATGCATTATGAATCTGTCTTTGTTTTGTAATCTGTATTTGGCTGCCCCATCTGTAATAGTTTCACATTTACGGGGCTACGTCCTCATTGGTGGCTGAAGGTGTATAGTCATTCTCTCCCGGAAGATCGAGCATTTGCTTCGATCCAGTCGAAAGCAAGTGGACTGAGGAAGGCATCAGGGATTCCGAAAGAACCAACAATAGCAAGCGCATGGGGCCTGAGTTCACTGCACAGTATCATGACTTCTTTCCTCACGGTGGTTACATTGTTCCGCGACAAATAACCATATCTCAGAAAAGATGCAGATTCATCTATGCACACCATAACATACATAGACCTCAGTAACCCCAATACATCCTGCGAATGACAAATTCAAGGTATGATGAGGATTACCTTTACAAGAAAGAAAAGTCACACATCATTTTGATGATTCCAGTCATCGGTGGGAAGTGAATATACCTTTAAAGACCCAGCAGGAGCATTCATCTCGTCCTCCAAAAATATTTGCAAAATTGTGCGCTCAGTAAATGCTCTAGCTAAGTCTTCAGCAATTTGGTAGCTCTGGGCAAATGTCATTCGCGTTAATCTTAATGGAAATTTAGATCAGCAAGAAAATGTGCAGTAGAAAGTAAAATTTACCAGCATCAGAGCCTTTTCTCTGCTTTCCCCTTGTGCCAGATGGCGAGCTACCTCCTCTGCGAACTGTTTCAGTAAATCCCGCTCCCTCAAGCAGAACAAATCCATCTAGCCATATGCACATAGCCAACATAAAGACAGGATTTATCCCATGACAATGATAATaataaaagggcagcccggtgcacgtagctcccgcttgcgcagggtccggggaagggtctgaccactttgggtcttttgtacgtagcctttccctacatttctgcaagaggctgtttccaggactccaGACAGAGAAATCTTATCGCTAATGAACTGCAGTAAAATTCTTTACCTGGAACTTGGAGCTCCTTAATATGTCACTTGTCAGACTATGGGGAATAACAGGGCAAGGACCATTCAGATGTTCCAATCCCAATCCCTTGAATGACTTCTTCTTCCTTTGCGTCGTTAAAAATTCAGCGTATAGGGCTTTGCTTACCTGCGTCAATAAGATTAAATTAGGTACAATGAAGACAAGTTTGAAGCATCTTCCAGACACATGCATGGACAATGAACAACAATAAATGAAATAACCTGCTGGAGTAGAACATTATTGTCACCCTCAAATGTAGACTGAACATCAAATTCGGCTTTGAAAATTCCAACGCGATTCTCGGTCTTTAAACCTTGGCCACCACAGGCCTCACGACACTCCTAACGGAAGAGAAGGAAAATCCAGTGAAAACCACTGATCCAAATATAGAAAGAAAAATGCTGATAACCCTTTTAACAATACCTGAAGCGTGGTCATATTCTGCCAGGTTAATGTAGCCTTCAGAGCACTAGAGTAAACATGTATCGCTTTACTAATTTCAGGTGTTCTTTTCACATACATATTTTTCATAAAATTACTAGCACTGCTCATCATACATCtgcataataataataaaagtATTTAGCATATGATGGTCTGTGCTAAGTAGCAGTGAAAACATTGGCAAAAAAGGAAGGTTTGCATTAGAGAGTCCAATTAGGGATGCAAATTACTGAGGACTAGGGTACCCTCCAACCCTCTTTAGTTCAATCAAATGAACTAAAAGTTCCAAAAACTGATGTGATTTTGGAAATTTAGTTCATTTGGTTCAACTAAAGAGGATTGGAAGGTACCCTACAGGTTACACATTTGCATCCCTAAGTCCAATTACATGGTGTGGAATATTTTTGCATCAAAATGCTAATAGATCCTATAGTTTCATCACTATGATTACAGATTTGGCATTTCATAACTAGAACACTAAAATATAATCCATTGCCACATAGAATAGAGCAGTAACATTAAACGATTAGCAAGACATAAAAATAGGCGAGCTGGCGCAACAAATTCGATATGCAAGAACTACCCTTTTGTGAGAAATGATCAGATTGATTTGACTGAAAGTACTATAAACTAAGAAGAGCTAGTAGCATACACTTTTGCAAGCAAAGGTAGGAGGCGCCTCTGGTGACTGGGATAATCAAGTAACAGCATTTCAGGACCATCTGGTGTAATTGAAAAGGCCCTCCTTGACAAAGCATATCTCACAGCAATTGCTAGGCCTACCTGTAAGCATGGGAAAGAAAGAGTGCATAACCACAGTTAAAATAATATGTAGGCATGGAAAATTGATCGAAAGCTAATTCCTCCGGGTGACTAGTACTGACTACTTGCTTATTGCTGGCACTATCTGGTCTGTACTAGGCCAAATGTATTCCTCAAAACAAAAAATGTCATGATGTTCCATTGTTGGCTGGTAAAAAGCTGAAAACAGCTGGTTCTCAGGCTGCAAGTGGATGCGGGCTGTCCGCGATGCCCACATAAAAGCCCACATAATTAGCGTTCGTGGACACCCACGGTTAGGCCAGCCAGTAAGTGGGTTATGTGGGTTATCCCGCGGACGCCGCATCAAACCCACATCTCTGCTATGATGCAGAAGAGATTAGGGCGGAGCCGCCGTGGCCGCGGCACCATCGCCCACTTCCGTCATGGACACCACAACATCGTTGTCTACAAGCGCCTTACGTACGCCGCAGGCAGGCGGGCTCGATACGTTGTCGTTCTCCTGTCCAGTTCTTGCCATTAGTGAGCCCCTGTTGGTTACGCCACCATCGACCAAGCAGACCGAGCAGCAGTAGCAGCTGTTCCTGCCAAAATCGCAGCTGGACGCACGCCACCTACTCCTCCCCATGTCCTCGACGTCATTGTGGCCTAGTCGTACATCCCTTGATCCAGTATGTTTGTAGCCTCTGGACACGCCCTGTACTCTGTACTGCAGCTAGCTTGCAATTGCTGTGTTTGTCGCTGCGGAGTATGTGGGCTTGTGGCAACCCGCATAATCCCACTTAAATTAAGTGGGCAGCCCATTTAGTCCCACTAAATTATGTGGGTAGATGTGGCAGGATGTGGGACGCCCGCAGGTCGTCCCACCTGCAGCCTGAGCTGGTTCCATCAACACACCGTCAATGTTCACATTTCAACCAAACTTATCTGGGTGATGAAAAGTTCAGACTCATAACCTGTCCCTGTCCATATAGATGATATTCGCCTTCATTTGAGCTACACAGACCAGCGCTAGACAGACCAGCAGACTACCTTTACCAACTTCCACTGGTTTAACCTAACGAGTCCAATTTCAATCATCCTATTTCTGCAAGCTTATGGAGTTAAATACATCTATATTCTATACCTATGGAACTCATGAAGAAAAGTATGGAATAACTTCCATGTATTTACTGAAAAGGAAAGGCCACCGAACATACCTTTGAAATATAAACCGCGTTAACTGCAATATTTACCCGGCCAAGAGTAAGAGGGGACAAAAATGCTGCAAACCTCTGCAAATAAGAAACTTTGTTAATTTGGAAGTAAGAATAAAACGAACGTAGCAAACTGTGAAGCTCTTTTGACAGCTCTCCCCTTTTctaactgtgtgtgtgtgtgtgtgtgtgtgagagagagagagagagagagagagggtggggtccGGTACCTGATCTGGGTTATCTATCATGCTAACATATTTCCCATCTGGCAAAACATCAGCAACCAGATTCAGCAAATTCTCTCGAGGAACACGTATATTGTTAAACCTGAAAGGACAGTCAAACTTGTTGACATACAATGAATGCCATACGGATACAGTAGACCAAAGGATCTACAAATACAATGACTCACCAAATCCGACCATTATCAACACCATTTAGTCCAATCTTATGGCCACAGTCAGCTATATGGATATTAGGCAACACATTTTCATCTTGATCCCTGATCTGAGCTATGAAAGCGTGGACTCCTTCATTTCTTCCATTTATATGGAGCTGAGCAAAGACTATTGTATGTGTAGCATGCTGCAAAAGGACATAAACACTTATAGTAGCTTATAAAGACATGTGAAGCCTATATGTACACAAGAAGGTAAGTGAGATTTCATCTCACATTAGCAGCTCCACCAATCCAGTACTTCTGAGCTGACTCGCAGGGAGTATTTATCACAAACTCTCCTGTTTTGGAATCATAAGTTGCTACTGTCTCAATTCCTCGTACCTTCAAGTTCGTCAATAGAAGAGAAGGAAAGCTTCATCAGTACAACTAACATAGGTTACACAATCAAGAAAAGACATTGTCACCACTTACATTGCTCCCATGACCCAATTCTGTCATTGCAAAACAACCTTTGATAACATAGTTTTCTGTGTCCAACAACCATTTGTCGTGATGGCGCTTCGTTCCAAGAAACTTGACAGCGCCTCCCCTTAAATGCACACATAAAAAAAAGGTGAACATCAGAAGATTCTCAATGAAAGGTGGAACCTGTTTCATCCAGAACATCCCTGAAATCACAAGAAAATCTTAGAAATTATCATTCTAGTTTTCTGGACAAGTTTGCTGATCAAGAATCCTAATTCTCGCTATTTGGAATGGATCCAATTCTATTGAGTCTGACTCATAGTGATCATTTCTCTTTAGCAAAGAATGACCTTGGTTATCAAAGGATTGAACAACCGGGATCCATTTACTTATGATACCTAGTTGGCATTGATAACAAGGATCTAATGAATTATGAGTTTAATAGATCCTCTTTAGCAGAAAGACGTATATTCCTTGCTCATTATCAGACAATCACTTATTCCCAAACCTCGTGTGGGACTAATCGTTTTCATTTACCATCTCATGGAAAACCCTTTTCGTTCCGCTTAGCTCTATCGGGTATTTTAGTGATAGGTTCTGTAGGAACTGGATGATCCTATTTGGCCAAATACCTAACGAAAAATTATGATTTTACTTTCATTACGGTACGAGGGCTTCTTATTCCACAAGAACAAAAGCACCTTTTCATTCTTTCATATACTAGGGGTTTTTACTTGGAAAAGACAATGTTCCATACTAAAGGATTCGGGTCCATAACCACGAGTTCCAGTGCACTAGATCTTGTAGCACATACTAGCATACAACCCTCCAAAATTGATAACCAAAAGCATATCCCTAGACCATCACAAAAGAGGACAATAATAAAAAAGAAAGCACTAAACTTTGAACCAAAATAGGTGTGATCTTCAATTTTCATCACTATTTCTGACACCATGTTCACCTTAAGTTGTGCGCTAAATATCCTAGATTCAAAACTATTCAAAGATATCCAAaaagtagaacagaacaaaaaatcCAAATTTTGGCACAATTTACAACCGTCGGGCAGGCACAAATTTTTAGAATGCTAAGTGACAAGCTTCCAGATTCCAGTAGCCAATGCTAGCATCATTTCCCAGTGGTGCAAATCCAATAATCAAAATTGGAAATAAGAAGCAATTCCACATTGGTAGCAAATGGTTATCCAGAGGAAATAGTAACAAAAAGGAAAAGGCCTATACTCCTTTATCTTAAAAGAACAAACTAACGTGGTAAGCTACTTAGCCAGCTTTCATAATTAAGTGCCGCCACAGCGTCACTGTATCTGTATGGATAGGAGTAACTCTTATTGTGAAAAGAGCTACAGTATACACATTAGAAGTTGCCAGTCCAGCAAAACAGGAAGACAAATTAAATGCATAGAAAAGAAACCATATTGAGAAGCCGGACAGCTGAAATAACCGGATGGTGCCGGTCCAGTCGACTGTCAGCCCACTGGTCATGGAGGCCCAGCCCATCCGGAGCGCATATAAATTCCTGTGGCTGTGTAAAGGTTCGCTGGATCCCTGGCTAGGTTTTCCAGCCACCAAATCGGAAGTGCGGCGGCTAGGTCGCGGTGCGCAATCGTCTTCTccgccctcctccccctccttcgcTGTGTTCCTTTGCGGAGGTGGTCGCCATGTGTTCACACGAAGACCGGCGCACAACCAAGCGGCCTCTGGACCCGCTGGATCCGGAGGCGGAGCGCCGCAGTGAGCAAGATCTGCGCGAGCAGGCGCAACGCGAGCGGCCGCTGGCTCGCAAGGGGGATTTGGATCCTCCTCCGCCGTCGTGGAACAAGCAACAGGATAGAAAGAAGGAGGAGCGAAGGCATCGGACTCAAGATCTGCAGCGCAAGGATAAGCAGCACCAGTTTTGCAGCAACCGGGTTGGAGATCCTTTCGCGAAGAAACCAAAGCATAAGCCGTCCGGGTCGCTGGCTCTGCCAGCCCAGGCGCCGCTGGCGCTGTCTTCCTCCTTGCAAGGCATGGCCTTGGCGCCCATCCTGGTCGAGGAAGCGGACCGGCCAGAGTGCTTCAAGTGCGGCCGCATTGGGCACTTCCGGTCgcaacaccagttcaagccgctctgTGTGTTGTGCAAGGAAGATGGGCATGCTTCTGCTTACTACCCCTCCCGTGGCAAATCACTGATGCTTCAAACTATGGGCCATGCAATCCCAGGGGAGGGCTTTTTCTGCTTGCAGttcgaggaagaagatgatgaagacagTGGGGTGCTTGGGGGCAATGCGGCCATCATTTCGGCAGATCCAGGCACCCTCTCTCAGCAGATTCTGGAAGATGAGCTCAGGAACCTTGTCGAGGGGGCTTGGGACTGGCAGGTTGTGCAAATCTCAGAGGCGGAGTTCACGGTAGTCTTCCCATCCCTGGACATGTTATGGATGGCCACCCGCAGTGGGAAGTTGTTCCTTCCCCACAACAATATCACAACAAGGATCCACGAGTTGGTTTGGGAGGAGCCCAAGGGGGAAGTGATGCCGGAGGTGTGGGTGAGGCTCTCGGGCGTGCCCAAGAAGCACCGCCGCGAGGACAGGCTGATGGCTGCCATGTCTATGATTGGCCGCCCTCTGGTGGTGGACGAGCTCTCGCTCATTCGTCCGGGGCCAGTGAGGATGAAGATCGCGTGTTGTGTTCCAGCCAAGCTGCGGGGCATGGTCAAGATCTGGTTCAACAACATTGGATACAACATCACGTTGGAGCCGGAGCTCAAGCCCATGCATAAGAGTGGAGGCCCGCCTCCTCCTAATCAGAACAATGGCAAGGGTCCTGATGGCGATGACAAAGACAAGGAAGAGAGCATGGACGACGAATCCATCGACACTGAAGCTTGGGACAAGTTGGGCGACAAGGGACAGGATGGCGGTGCTTCTAATGGGGCCAGTGCCATGGCGGTGAATTCGGTGCCTCCCCCAGCCCCATCCTCGCACCCACAGGCCACGGCTAAGGGCGGGCCAGGCAGTGCTCGCGCCTCTAACTTGCTATCGCCACTTGTTCCTTTGGTGCCGGTGGTGCCAGAGGCTGATCCTAAGGGCATCCCAGTGTCGTGCGAGGGCTCTGGTCTCGCGGTGCAGTTCTCCCCGCTGTCCGTGAGCGTGGGTGGTAGCTCTCCCTCCAATGTGCTCGACAAGACACTGCCGCTCACACCGGCGCCTACCACTGTCAACCTGCCTCCTGAAGATCGTGCAGACATTGGCTGGGCTAGCCATGCGTCGTGGGAATTCAGCAAGAGGAACTCTGGCGGCCAAGCTAATAAGAAGACAGGCCGCAAGAAGGCGTCCAGGGCGGTGCCAGTTCTGGAGGGTACGAGCGCGCCTGAAACTCCCCGTCCGGTGGTGATGGCTCTCGCCTCGCCTCATCCTGCCTCTGGGACTGGGGGAGGGGAGCGCTCCACCCCTCCCTCCGGTGACCCGCTGCGCGACAAGGTGGCGGTGGTGGCACTTATCTCCAAGGCCAAGCGTTCCAAGGCGGCTACAATAGGTCCCCGTCGTTCCAGCGTGAGGCCAAAGGGCGATCTCTCCTCTCTCGAAAGCGCAGAGCTGCTGATAGCAAAGAAGAACCTCGAGCTCACAGGTAACAAAGTTTTAAGATATTCCATTCTAGATGCTTTCTCCGATGATCACATGCTTGGGTTTTTGGATGATTGTGGGGTTGATTCTTCTTGCGCGAGCTCCTCTGAAGATCTTCTTTCTCTCATTCAATCGAAGGAGCTGGCGCAAGCTGCCTTAGCGCGGAGGCAGCTGCGGCTAAGACTGCGACGGCTGGCATGCAAGTAGGGGCTTCCGTTCCCAATTCAACGGTGCCCACTGCCCATGGAATTAGGGGTGGTGGCTAGGGTTGCTGCTCTTTCCTCTCCTAATTGTACTGGCACGGTGAGGCACATGGCCAAATCTTAGAAATCATATTATCTAGATGAGGTACCTTTTCTGGAACATCCGTGGGTTCGGCCATGTTGGTAGGAAGACGAAACTGAAAGTGTACATGCGTAATGAATCGGTTTACGTTGTTGCTCTGCAGGAGACAATTAAATCTGATTTTAGGCATCACTATTTTCTCTCCAGTGACCCTCTAGAACGCTTTGTTTGGTGCTGCACTCTGGTGGGCTGCTTCTTGGCTTTAATCATGATTGCTGCGACGTAGTTTCCGGGACAAGGGTGTCTTTTTTCCTTTCTGCTCATATTAGATATCATTCTTCTCTGTGTGAATgggtggtgatggttgtgtatgggCCGGCAGACAACCATTCTGTGGATTTCTTGGGAGAAACCCAGGCCAAGGTTATCGCGGTTGCCGCGGCTCACCTGCCCATTGTGGTTGGCGGTGATTTTAATTTGATTCGCTCCCGTGCTAACAAAAATAACGACGACATCTATTGGCCACGTGTGTGGCGCTTTTTAACAATGCGATCGCGGCCATGGCGCTTAGGGAAGTGGCCAGATCGGGGGTATGGTAACTAACAAGCAGCTCGCTCCGGTCCGCAGCGTTCTGGACCGTGTGTTTGTGTCCTCTGAGTGGGAGATGTTGTTCCCCCTATGGAACCTTATCGCTGAAACTCGCACAGGTTCGGATCATATCCCACTTGTTCTGTCCTTTGGGGAGGACCATTTGCGGCTAGATTCTTCTTTGAGAAACAGCTTGGTTTGAAGTGGAGGGCTTCAACCAGATGTTCTTAGATAAGTGGGATGCAGCCCTTGCCGGGGTTGGGTCGCAGCGTGGCCCCCTGGACATGTGGCTTGCTGCTGCAGCTTCGTGCGTTGCTGCAAGGCTGGGGAGCCAAGCGGGGGCACGACAACAAGCTGCTCAGGGCTAACCTGGTCTCGGAACTGGTTGCCCTGGATGTACAGGCTGATCAGAGACAGTTTTCTGAGGCTGAATGGGCGCGCCGATACGCCATCAAAAATTTAGTGTTGTCCATTGTTCGCTCTGAGGAGCAGTACTGGCATCGTAGGGGTGGGATGAAGTGGGCTCTTAAGGGCGATGCAAACACTGGCTATTTTCATGCCTACGCTAATGGTTGTCGTCGCAAGTGTGCGATCCTGCGCTTGCAATTGGAGCAAGGGCTCCTCCTTAGCCAGGGAGATATTGCTAAACACATTTACGATTCCTACATCCAGCTTATGGGTTCCGAGGAGCCTAAGTTGGCAGGCTTGCGTCACGATTTGTGGGATCAGACACAATGTGTTTCCTCGCAGGAGAATGAGGAGCTACCCCTCTCTTTTTTCCCAAAGAAATCGATGATGCGCTCTGTGCAATGAAGTAGGACACTGCTCGGGGCCCTGATGGTTGGCCTGTTCCGATGTTCTGTAGGTTCTGGCCTGCTCTGAAGGGCATCTTTTTTTTTTCCATTTTCAACGTGTTTGCGTTAGGAACCGTAGATATCCCGCGCCTCAACTTTATTATTCTCTCGCCAATCCCGAAAGTGCAAGGTGTAGACAGTATCCATCAGTTTAGGCCGATTGCTCCCATCAACGGCGTTTTTAAACTGTGTGTCAAAGCCTGTGCTTCCTGTATAGCCCCGATAGCACATAGGGTTATTCATAGATGCCAGTCTGCATTTATCAAGGGCCGTTTCATCCTGGAGGGCCCCGTTGCGCTGTCTTGCAGCTGGTCTNNNNNNNNNNNNNNNNNNNNNNNNNNNNNNNNNNNNNNNNNNNNNNNNNNNNNNNNNNNNNNNNNNNNNNNNNNNNNNNNNNNNNNNNNNNNNNNNNNNNNNNNNNNNNNNNNNNNNNNNNNNNNNNNNNNNNNNNNNNNNNNNNNNNNNNNNNNNNNNNNNNNNNNNNNNNNNNNNNNNNNNNNNNNNNNNNNNNNNNNNNNNNNNNNNNNNNNNNNNNNNNNNNNNNNNNNNNNNNNNNNNNNNNNNNNNNNNNNNNNNNNNNNNNNNNNNNNNNNNNNNNNNNNNNNNNNNNNNNNNNNNNNNNNNNNNNNNNNNNNNNNNNNNNNNNNNNNNNNNNNNNNNNNNNNNNNNNNNNNNNNNNNNNNNNNNNNNNNNNNNNNNNNNNNNNNNNNNNNNNNNNNNNNNNNNNNNNNNNNNNNNNNNNNNNNNNNNNNNNNNNNNNNNNNNNNNNNNNNNNNNNNNNNNNNNNNNNNNNNNNNNNNNNNNNNNNNNNNNNNNNNTCAATGGGGAAACTGGGCACTTCTTCCGGAACAAGAGGGGCTTGCGACAAGGCAATCCCCTATCGCTGCTTCTCTGTAGTTTTGTTGTGGATGCTCTTTCTGCTATGTTTGACATGGCCAAACTAGCAACTGCAATATGCAGACGACACGATGTTGCTTTTCGAGCCGGATCAGCATACCATCACAACTGTTAAGTTGCTGCTGCTTTGTTTCGAGTTGATGGCCAGTGCGAGGTGGTGTCCATGGGGTTGGACATCGCTGAGGGTAGGAGGGTTGCAGACCTTCTCAATTGCAAGCTAGGCAATTTTCCCATTTCTTACCCGAGTCTCCCAATCTCCACCAAAAACATTTCCATAGAGGAATGGGAACCTATTTATGTCTTCTGGGTCTAGGCTGATCCTTACCAATTCTAGCTTGTCTTTGCTGCCCATGTTTACCATGGGTATGTTCCTCCTAGCTGATGGGGTTCATGCTAGGCTGGACCCGCCTCGTTCCAGGTTCTTTTGGGAAGGGGCTGGTTCCAAGCGTAAGTATCACATGGTCAAGTGATCAGCAATATGCCGCCCCAAGAACCAGGGAGGGCTAGGGGTGATAAACTCCAAACTCATGAACGTAGCTCTCCTCTCCAAGTGgatctggaaactttcccaaaatgctTTGGGGCTTTGGCCGGATCTTCTTAAAGCCAAAAAAATTCCCAACAGATTCTTTTTCGAGTCTGCTGCCCGCGGCTCGCCGTTCTGGAACGGGATCTAAGTGGCTTTTGCCTTGGGGGCTAAGTTTGATGTTAACAACGGCGGTCAATTCGCTTTTGGTTCGACTCGTGGGTGGATATTCAGCCGCTTTTGATGGAGCTCCAGGCCCTGTTTTCGCTCGAGGTTGAGCCAAACATTTTGGTGGCAGAGGCCTTGAGTTCCTCACCACCGGCCATTGCCTTTCGCCATGAGCACTCCCCCATCGAGCGTGGCAGCTGGGCTTGCCATGCACTAACGTGGGTTCGATTAGTTTGAATAATAATCCTGACCAGGTGTAGTGGCACCTCTCTTCTTCGGGGCAGTTTTTGGTTTAGTCATTGTACGCCAAACTTACCAAGGGCCCTGTTTTGAATGTAGCCAGAGAGCTTTGGAAAGCCAGAATTCCCCTTAAAGTCGAGATCTTCTTATGGCAAATGTTCCGCAATCGCCTCCCAACCCCGGTCAACATTGCCAAGCGCAATGGACTTTCCGAGGGCCAATGTGTGTTCGGTACAGGAGGATGGCAACCACACATTCTTTCGCTGTTATTTAGCTAAATTTGCTTGGATTGCTGTTAGGGAGGCCGTGGGGGTTAGCTGAAACCCTGCTTCTTGTGCCGATTCGCTTACTTGCTTATCTTATGTGCATGATTCTTCTAAACTTGTGATGTGGAGCTGTGTTGGGGCATTGCTATATCCATAACAAGATAACGATCGCGGGGGTGTTTCCGTCGTACCCAGCTGACTGAATCTTTAAATGCATCCTGTTTTTGCAGGAATGGGCTCCGCTGGGGAGGCGTCAAGACGCTGATGCCTGCAGGCGGCAATGGCTAAGCTCCGTTGTACCGGTACCGGCGCGTTGTGCCTTTTGGTGTCCCGAGCCTGCGTGCTCTGTTCGGGCTGATGGCCCTGTAA
It contains:
- the LOC119340123 gene encoding acyl-coenzyme A oxidase 3, peroxisomal-like isoform X1 gives rise to the protein MDASPTAAARRAAAIARHLAGLPSGAAAAVAGLQFSPCLSYAPPEARRAAAIARHLAGLPSGAAAAVAGLQFSPCLSYAPPESSEAPPAFAPMELRALLDGHHLRERDWAYGAMEESPLFCPRRAGGKVFVSPDYNEGKEGQREATMRRIGYLTRRGVFRGWLTEPGPDAELRKLALLECLGVYDHSLAIKVGVHFFLWGGAVKFLGTKRHHDKWLLDTENYVIKGCFAMTELGHGSNVRGIETVATYDSKTGEFVINTPCESAQKYWIGGAANHATHTIVFAQLHINGRNEGVHAFIAQIRDQDENVLPNIHIADCGHKIGLNGVDNGRIWFNNIRVPRENLLNLVADVLPDGKYVSMIDNPDQRFAAFLSPLTLGRVNIAVNAVYISKVGLAIAVRYALSRRAFSITPDGPEMLLLDYPSHQRRLLPLLAKVCMMSSASNFMKNMYVKRTPEISKAIHVYSSALKATLTWQNMTTLQECREACGGQGLKTENRVGIFKAEFDVQSTFEGDNNVLLQQVSKALYAEFLTTQRKKKSFKGLGLEHLNGPCPVIPHSLTSDILRSSKFQMDLFCLRERDLLKQFAEEVARHLAQGESREKALMLSYQIAEDLARAFTERTILQIFLEDEMNAPAGSLKDVLGLLRSMYVMVCIDESASFLRYGYLSRNNVTTVRKEVMILCSELRPHALAIVGSFGIPDAFLSPLAFDWIEANARSSGRE
- the LOC119340123 gene encoding acyl-coenzyme A oxidase 3, peroxisomal-like isoform X2, which codes for MVSEIVMKIEDHTYFGSKFSAFFFIIVLFCDGLGICFWLSILEGCMLVCATRSSALELVVMDPNPLVWNIVFSKGGAVKFLGTKRHHDKWLLDTENYVIKGCFAMTELGHGSNVRGIETVATYDSKTGEFVINTPCESAQKYWIGGAANHATHTIVFAQLHINGRNEGVHAFIAQIRDQDENVLPNIHIADCGHKIGLNGVDNGRIWFNNIRVPRENLLNLVADVLPDGKYVSMIDNPDQRFAAFLSPLTLGRVNIAVNAVYISKVGLAIAVRYALSRRAFSITPDGPEMLLLDYPSHQRRLLPLLAKVCMMSSASNFMKNMYVKRTPEISKAIHVYSSALKATLTWQNMTTLQECREACGGQGLKTENRVGIFKAEFDVQSTFEGDNNVLLQQVSKALYAEFLTTQRKKKSFKGLGLEHLNGPCPVIPHSLTSDILRSSKFQMDLFCLRERDLLKQFAEEVARHLAQGESREKALMLSYQIAEDLARAFTERTILQIFLEDEMNAPAGSLKDVLGLLRSMYVMVCIDESASFLRYGYLSRNNVTTVRKEVMILCSELRPHALAIVGSFGIPDAFLSPLAFDWIEANARSSGRE